The segment CCTACACAAATTGCCATTAAAATTGCTCGTGGGTCTGCTCCCATACTTGTAGCGATTACTAAGCCAATAGGAGCCATTAATGCAGCAGCTGCTGTATTAGACATTATTGAAGTTAAGAAAGTTGTTAATAAGAATAGCAATGCAGTAATCAAATATGGACTAGTGCTTTCACCTGCAAAGCCAATAACTGTATCTGCAATAATTTGAGCAGCGCCTGTTTCTGATAAGGCAGTAGCCATAGGCATCATAGCAGCTACTAAAATAATAGTAGACATATCAAGTGATCTATAGGCTTGCTTTTCTGTCATTGTACGGGTTAGTACAATTAATAATGCACCGATAATGGAAACAACATGTAACGGGATACCAATTTGTTTTTCGAATACCATAAAAATAACCGTAAAGATTAAAATACCAATGGCAACGAATTGTTTTAATGTATTCTCATTTTTAGTATTTTTTGATTCTGTTTTTTCTTCATGTACATCAAGCATTGCATTTTCTCTATTGGGAATAAGCTTGTAACCAATCGTCATCATATAAATAATTCCAATAATGGCTAGCGGAATCCCAATTTTCGCAAATTCAAAAAATCCAAATGTAGTAATTCCTTCATTCTCCATTACACCTTGAACAGCTAAATTACTATTTGTCCCAACTAATGTAACTAAGCCACCTAAAGCTGTCGCATAAGCTAACGGCATTAATAGCTTTGCGCGATTAAATCCTAATTGATCTGCAATTAAAATAATGATAGGCATTAATACCGCAGTTGTACTAGTATTTGATAAAAATCCAGATAATCCCGTTCCGATAATCATTATTGCAAGTAATAATTGTTTTTCGGTTTTAGCAAATTTTGTAATTAAACTACTAATTCGTTTTGC is part of the Lysinibacillus sp. FSL K6-0232 genome and harbors:
- a CDS encoding SLC13 family permease, whose amino-acid sequence is MTAATITLLILLLAGILFVTEVIPVASTALLSAFLLFLFGIIDADMLFSGFTNNIVILITGMFVIGAALFETGAAKRISSLITKFAKTEKQLLLAIMIIGTGLSGFLSNTSTTAVLMPIIILIADQLGFNRAKLLMPLAYATALGGLVTLVGTNSNLAVQGVMENEGITTFGFFEFAKIGIPLAIIGIIYMMTIGYKLIPNRENAMLDVHEEKTESKNTKNENTLKQFVAIGILIFTVIFMVFEKQIGIPLHVVSIIGALLIVLTRTMTEKQAYRSLDMSTIILVAAMMPMATALSETGAAQIIADTVIGFAGESTSPYLITALLFLLTTFLTSIMSNTAAAALMAPIGLVIATSMGADPRAILMAICVGASAAYASPIGTPPNTMIYAPGNYRFIDYIKCGVPFIIIQLIVCVVLVPLFWPFY